The following proteins come from a genomic window of Methylosinus sp. H3A:
- a CDS encoding TonB-dependent receptor plug domain-containing protein produces MAAAAIALSTNVGESRAQDAPASSAVTVQVGDVVVRGEDDDRGENSRPVLDAQKKPRSIVVIDEKSIERENINRADELQQKIPNYRANNGGTQQSARQTIRWLGVAGGGVGSESPTGYVVDNVFWRYWGFQWMDLFDARSFEVAYGPQGTAGGKNASVGSLIINNRLPSFTPQATIETNFANYSRVIEKVSITGPILDDTLAYRVSFFMDKGDGWIRDQVSGAGYKNTDRWGVRGQLLYVGDDITDRLIFNFNTSHEYNGYNSAPYADTSLFYANGTRPSATWVQNVWKRLGKPILSLDP; encoded by the coding sequence ATGGCCGCGGCCGCTATCGCATTGTCGACGAATGTGGGCGAGTCTCGCGCCCAGGACGCGCCGGCCTCGAGCGCGGTGACCGTCCAGGTCGGCGACGTCGTCGTCCGCGGCGAGGACGATGATCGGGGCGAAAACTCGCGCCCCGTCCTAGACGCGCAAAAAAAGCCGCGCTCTATCGTCGTCATCGACGAGAAGTCCATAGAGCGCGAGAACATCAACCGCGCCGACGAATTGCAGCAGAAGATCCCGAATTATCGCGCCAACAACGGAGGCACCCAGCAGTCGGCGCGCCAAACCATACGATGGCTCGGCGTCGCTGGCGGAGGCGTCGGCTCGGAATCGCCGACCGGCTATGTCGTCGACAATGTGTTCTGGCGGTACTGGGGCTTCCAGTGGATGGATTTGTTCGACGCGAGGTCCTTCGAGGTCGCCTATGGACCTCAGGGGACGGCGGGCGGAAAGAACGCATCTGTTGGCAGCCTGATCATCAATAACAGGCTGCCGTCCTTCACGCCGCAAGCGACGATCGAGACCAATTTCGCCAATTACAGCCGCGTCATCGAGAAGGTCTCGATCACCGGTCCGATCCTTGACGACACGCTCGCCTATCGCGTGAGCTTCTTCATGGACAAGGGCGACGGCTGGATCCGCGATCAGGTGAGCGGCGCCGGCTACAAGAACACCGACCGTTGGGGCGTTCGCGGGCAGCTTCTCTATGTCGGCGACGACATCACCGACCGGCTCATCTTCAATTTCAACACCTCTCACGAATATAACGGCTACAACAGCGCGCCCTACGCCGACACCTCCCTCTTCTATGCCAATGGCACGCGTCCGAGCGCGACCTGGGTTCAGAACGTCTGGAAACGGCTCGGCAAGCCGATCCTGTCCTTGGATCCCTAA
- a CDS encoding TonB-dependent receptor, translating to MAVGENIFTSISAYGFNRNQQRYFEETQLIENWRDGMDTYVGQASQEFRLTSPKEQELEWTTGLYFINDDASNQMHHVAFGSDAAKWLNMPGALPGVQDWWYTKAREIQFAAFGQATWHYDEQLALTLGLRNSYEIRQGSVSHLNRYYPGVSIVDQDQAIIAAGGYGLSDSGGSTKRFNHVTATINPQYRWNDNLLLYAIVGRAEKAGAVNTSANPTYATDPATGLKVFSAWQPQFTRPEVSWDYELGFKTNWLDNKLQFNANFYWNDFYDFQTNTVDTSRVDALGSPIAVSSLGNADHARMRGIELDGRWSPIERLWINFNAAFSDSRWVSYPDAAPPTDWQWTSGTPKAPKTLSLSNKRWTGVPMWTFNIGANYEHPLGAIFAGLGGFGSLDDWTSKPLTAFGYFNVNWQAKTQLTNPWSIQQYWQGSYAIVNVGAGIRTDDDKYSLTFWAKNIGDERPFSTWDLGTGGNPARVGLTRWPATFGGAFRVKLY from the coding sequence GTGGCAGTCGGCGAAAATATCTTTACGTCCATTTCGGCCTATGGGTTCAATCGAAACCAGCAGCGTTATTTCGAAGAGACGCAACTAATCGAGAACTGGCGCGACGGCATGGATACTTATGTCGGACAGGCGTCGCAGGAGTTCCGCCTGACCTCGCCCAAGGAGCAAGAGCTCGAATGGACGACCGGCCTCTATTTTATCAACGACGACGCCTCCAATCAGATGCACCACGTCGCGTTCGGCTCCGACGCGGCGAAATGGCTGAACATGCCGGGGGCGCTACCGGGCGTGCAGGATTGGTGGTACACCAAGGCGCGAGAAATTCAATTCGCCGCCTTCGGGCAGGCGACTTGGCATTACGACGAGCAGTTGGCGCTCACCCTGGGCCTGCGCAACAGCTATGAAATTCGCCAGGGCTCGGTGAGCCATCTCAACCGGTATTATCCCGGCGTGTCGATCGTCGATCAGGACCAGGCGATCATCGCGGCGGGCGGCTACGGCCTTTCCGACAGCGGCGGCAGCACGAAGCGCTTCAACCATGTGACGGCGACCATCAATCCGCAATACCGATGGAACGACAACCTCCTTCTCTATGCCATCGTCGGCCGCGCCGAAAAAGCGGGCGCGGTCAATACGAGCGCCAATCCGACCTATGCGACCGACCCTGCGACAGGGCTGAAAGTGTTCAGCGCCTGGCAGCCGCAATTCACCAGGCCCGAGGTGTCCTGGGACTATGAGCTCGGATTCAAGACGAACTGGCTCGACAACAAGCTCCAGTTCAACGCGAATTTCTATTGGAACGACTTCTACGACTTCCAAACCAACACGGTCGACACCTCGCGCGTCGACGCCCTCGGCTCGCCGATCGCCGTGTCGTCGCTCGGCAACGCTGATCATGCCCGAATGCGCGGAATTGAGCTCGACGGCCGCTGGAGCCCTATTGAAAGGCTGTGGATCAACTTTAACGCGGCCTTTTCCGACTCGCGCTGGGTTTCCTATCCGGACGCCGCCCCGCCGACCGATTGGCAATGGACCTCCGGAACCCCGAAGGCGCCCAAAACCTTGTCGCTGTCCAATAAGCGCTGGACGGGCGTTCCGATGTGGACATTCAACATCGGCGCGAACTACGAGCATCCGCTCGGGGCCATTTTCGCAGGTCTCGGCGGCTTCGGCAGCCTCGACGACTGGACCTCGAAGCCGCTCACGGCATTCGGCTATTTCAACGTCAACTGGCAGGCCAAGACGCAACTGACCAATCCCTGGTCCATTCAGCAATATTGGCAGGGGAGCTACGCGATCGTGAATGTCGGTGCCGGCATCCGCACGGATGACGACAAATACAGCCTCACCTTCTGGGCCAAGAACATCGGCGACGAGAGGCCTTTCAGCACCTGGGATCTCGGAACCGGCGGCAACCCGGCGAGGGTCGGCCTCACTCGCTGGCCGGCGACCTTCGGCGGGGCGTTCCGCGTGAAGCTATACTGA
- a CDS encoding ATP-dependent helicase gives MSRYSDIDPLAGMEEWDRFEPCFYEPPAEHSPSADAFDRMAASLTPAQAQAAVHFGPILVLAGAGTGKTSTLTAAVVHRIAVDRIPASRILAVTFTNKAAAEMASRIRAALDGHAAPSWLGTYHGLAARQLRDAPEIAELRPNFDIVDAEDSRRFVKRVMKAQGLDGEESGDANARDPLKIMCNRIAKFKDNLITPAGAAAWVEAKITKSDRSREPVDPHALRTAARVYADYQRALREANAADFGDLLLWPTLAMRKDDAYRARWASRFDWLAADEYQDVNFAQYSWLKSFAAEHERVFCVGDDDQAIYGWRGSDIEYIRRFHKDYQSAVQVRLEENFRSTWHILAAANAVIARDMKRLGKTLYTRKEQGDKIELVAYRDAQAEAAGVVEEMLARHAEGTGWQEIAILYRSSFLSRGFEEALMRARIPHVIVGDVGFYQRAEVKDALALLRLAATPDDRQSDEAFRRVINEPRRGFGAKAMQAVETEASFRNVSLLRALDTAELPAKCRSAGLLFADQLRRIGEDRSHTLADQISLLLDASGYRAMLRGSKAESSEDRLQNLQELIALAGEFHTARELLDHAALATSRPGEDETDRVRLMTLHKAKGLEFPHVFLPAWEAGVFPSDYGDADEERRLAYVALTRGMRRVSISYCAFRRGFGAPSLFVDDIPDEHSVRGRLRHAERRRGASRQPVDWRKLPSHLRRP, from the coding sequence ATGTCGAGATACTCTGACATCGACCCGCTCGCCGGCATGGAGGAGTGGGACCGTTTTGAGCCTTGCTTCTACGAGCCGCCGGCGGAGCATAGCCCATCCGCCGATGCTTTCGACAGGATGGCGGCGTCGCTCACGCCCGCCCAAGCGCAGGCCGCCGTGCATTTCGGACCGATCCTCGTCCTCGCGGGAGCAGGAACCGGAAAAACCTCGACGCTCACCGCCGCGGTCGTGCATCGCATCGCCGTCGACCGCATTCCGGCCTCGCGCATCCTCGCCGTCACCTTCACCAACAAGGCCGCCGCCGAAATGGCGTCGCGCATCCGCGCCGCGCTCGACGGCCACGCGGCTCCCTCCTGGCTCGGCACCTATCACGGGCTCGCCGCCCGTCAGCTCCGTGACGCGCCGGAGATCGCGGAACTTCGGCCGAATTTCGACATCGTCGACGCCGAGGACAGCCGCCGCTTCGTCAAGCGCGTCATGAAGGCGCAAGGCCTCGATGGCGAGGAGAGCGGCGACGCCAATGCACGCGATCCGTTGAAAATCATGTGCAACCGCATCGCGAAGTTCAAAGACAATCTGATCACGCCGGCCGGCGCCGCCGCCTGGGTCGAAGCCAAGATCACCAAAAGCGATCGTTCCCGCGAGCCGGTCGATCCCCATGCGCTGCGCACCGCCGCGCGCGTCTACGCCGATTATCAGCGCGCCCTGCGCGAGGCGAACGCGGCGGATTTCGGCGACTTGCTACTGTGGCCGACCCTCGCCATGCGCAAGGACGACGCCTACCGCGCGCGCTGGGCGTCGCGCTTCGATTGGCTCGCCGCGGACGAATATCAGGACGTCAATTTCGCTCAATACAGTTGGCTGAAGTCTTTTGCGGCGGAGCATGAACGCGTATTCTGCGTCGGCGACGATGATCAGGCCATTTACGGCTGGCGAGGCTCTGACATCGAGTATATACGTCGCTTTCACAAAGACTACCAGAGCGCTGTGCAGGTTCGGCTCGAAGAAAATTTCCGCTCCACTTGGCACATACTCGCCGCCGCCAATGCGGTTATCGCTCGCGACATGAAACGTCTCGGCAAGACACTCTACACGCGAAAGGAGCAGGGCGACAAGATCGAGCTCGTCGCCTACCGCGACGCCCAGGCCGAGGCCGCCGGCGTCGTCGAGGAAATGCTCGCCCGTCATGCCGAGGGAACGGGGTGGCAGGAGATCGCCATTCTCTATCGCAGCTCCTTCCTGTCGCGCGGCTTCGAAGAGGCCTTGATGCGCGCCCGTATTCCGCATGTGATCGTCGGCGACGTCGGCTTCTATCAGCGCGCCGAGGTCAAGGACGCGCTCGCGCTTCTGCGTCTCGCGGCGACGCCCGACGATCGTCAATCGGACGAGGCCTTCCGACGGGTCATCAATGAGCCCCGCCGCGGCTTCGGCGCCAAGGCCATGCAAGCGGTCGAGACGGAGGCCTCCTTCCGCAATGTCTCGCTGCTGCGCGCCCTGGACACCGCCGAGCTGCCGGCCAAATGCCGCTCCGCCGGATTGCTGTTCGCCGACCAGCTGCGCCGCATCGGCGAGGACCGCTCGCACACGCTCGCCGATCAGATCTCGCTGCTTCTCGACGCCAGCGGCTATCGCGCCATGCTGCGAGGCAGCAAGGCCGAGAGCTCGGAGGATCGCCTCCAAAACCTGCAGGAGCTGATCGCGCTCGCCGGCGAGTTCCACACGGCGCGTGAGCTCCTCGATCATGCGGCGCTCGCCACCAGCCGCCCCGGCGAAGACGAAACCGACCGCGTGCGCCTGATGACGCTGCACAAGGCGAAGGGCCTCGAGTTCCCGCATGTTTTTCTTCCTGCCTGGGAGGCGGGCGTATTTCCGTCGGATTACGGCGACGCCGATGAGGAGCGTCGGCTGGCCTATGTCGCGCTGACGCGCGGAATGCGCCGCGTCAGCATTTCCTACTGCGCTTTCCGGCGCGGCTTCGGAGCGCCGTCGCTTTTCGTCGACGATATTCCCGACGAGCACAGCGTCAGAGGACGCCTGCGCCATGCAGAGCGGCGCCGTGGGGCGTCACGCCAGCCCGTCGATTGGCGGAAGCTCCCGAGCCATTTGCGGCGGCCTTGA
- a CDS encoding adenosylcobalamin-dependent ribonucleoside-diphosphate reductase has translation MNMISATPSRRTGATLPAISQQIWDEKYRLKTPAGEPIDLTVEDSWRRVARALASVENDPAQWEGTFDSALQDFKFLPGGRILAGAGVSRRVTLFNCLVMGTIEDDLDAIFSHLREAALTMQHGGGIGYDFSTLRPKGALVKGVGADASGPLSFMDVWNSMCGTIMSAGTRRGAMMATMRCDHPDIEAFVAAKADKTRLRNFNLSVLVTDAFMAAVDADKDWPLVFGGEVYRTIWARDLWDQIMRANYNYADPGVIFIDRINARNNLYYCETIAATNPCGEQPLPPYGACLLGSNNLTKLVCDPFTERAHLDEGGLAQLATVAVRMLDNTIDASEFALPEQREEALAKRRIGLGVTGVADALAMCRLTYGTPEAAAMAARWNRLLNRHAYIASIGLAKEKGAFPLFDRDAYLAGETVRNLDGDIKAGIFEHGIRNALLTSIAPTGTISLFAENVSSGIEPIFDLTYLRKTRQPDNSFVEQEVDDYAVRLYREKFGVDAELPEYFVTAQTLTPADHIRMQAAVQDHVDASISKTVNCPADISFEDFKTIYVDAYRSGCKGCTTYRPNEITGSILSTTTPAATLPPTPPHPAIAPREEKLAGATYKLRWPESEHALYVTINDVEENGARRPFEIFLNSKDMQHYAWVVALTRMISAVFRRGGDVAFVAEELKAVFDPRGGHWSEGRYVPSLIAAIGSIIERHMIDTGFLAPAEVIVAHASDEHPPAGALGALCPKCSQPGLIKNDGCLTCRHCGWSKCS, from the coding sequence ATGAATATGATATCCGCAACCCCATCGCGCCGAACGGGCGCGACGCTGCCCGCGATCTCGCAACAGATTTGGGACGAAAAATACCGGCTGAAGACACCCGCCGGAGAGCCGATCGACCTGACCGTCGAAGACAGCTGGCGTCGCGTCGCGCGCGCGCTCGCGAGCGTCGAGAACGATCCCGCGCAATGGGAGGGAACCTTCGATTCGGCGTTGCAGGATTTCAAATTCTTGCCGGGCGGTCGCATCCTCGCCGGCGCCGGGGTCTCGCGCCGCGTCACCCTCTTCAACTGCCTCGTCATGGGAACGATCGAGGACGATCTCGACGCCATCTTCTCGCATCTTCGTGAGGCGGCGCTCACCATGCAGCACGGCGGCGGCATCGGCTATGATTTTTCGACGCTCCGCCCGAAGGGCGCGCTCGTCAAAGGGGTCGGCGCTGACGCCTCTGGTCCCTTGTCGTTCATGGATGTGTGGAATTCCATGTGCGGCACGATCATGTCGGCCGGCACACGGCGCGGCGCCATGATGGCGACGATGCGCTGCGATCATCCCGACATCGAGGCCTTCGTCGCCGCGAAGGCCGACAAGACCCGCCTGCGCAATTTCAATCTCTCGGTCCTCGTCACCGACGCTTTCATGGCCGCGGTCGACGCCGACAAGGACTGGCCACTCGTGTTCGGCGGCGAGGTGTATCGCACGATCTGGGCTCGCGACCTTTGGGACCAGATCATGCGCGCCAATTACAATTATGCCGATCCTGGCGTCATTTTCATCGACCGGATCAACGCCCGCAACAATCTCTATTATTGCGAAACGATCGCGGCGACCAATCCTTGCGGCGAGCAACCGCTGCCGCCCTACGGCGCGTGCCTCCTCGGCTCGAACAATCTCACCAAGCTCGTGTGCGACCCCTTCACGGAGCGCGCCCACCTCGACGAGGGCGGTCTCGCACAACTCGCCACCGTCGCCGTGCGTATGCTCGACAATACGATCGATGCGTCGGAATTCGCGCTCCCCGAACAGCGTGAGGAAGCGCTGGCCAAGCGGCGCATCGGTCTCGGCGTCACCGGCGTCGCAGACGCCCTGGCCATGTGCCGGCTGACCTATGGGACGCCGGAGGCCGCCGCGATGGCGGCCCGCTGGAATCGCTTGCTCAATCGACACGCCTATATCGCGTCGATCGGACTCGCCAAAGAGAAGGGCGCCTTTCCGCTCTTCGACCGCGACGCCTATTTGGCCGGCGAGACGGTTCGCAATCTGGACGGCGACATCAAAGCCGGAATCTTCGAGCATGGCATTCGCAACGCCTTGCTCACCTCGATCGCGCCGACGGGGACGATTTCGTTGTTCGCCGAAAATGTCTCATCAGGAATCGAACCGATCTTCGATCTCACCTATCTGCGCAAGACCCGCCAACCCGACAATTCCTTCGTCGAGCAGGAGGTCGACGACTACGCCGTACGCCTCTACCGCGAAAAATTCGGCGTCGACGCGGAACTACCGGAATATTTCGTCACCGCGCAGACCCTGACGCCCGCCGATCACATTCGTATGCAGGCCGCGGTTCAGGACCACGTCGACGCATCGATCTCTAAAACCGTGAATTGCCCAGCCGATATCTCGTTCGAGGACTTCAAGACGATCTACGTGGACGCCTATCGCTCCGGCTGCAAGGGCTGCACCACCTATCGACCGAACGAGATCACCGGCTCCATCCTGTCGACCACCACGCCGGCGGCTACCCTTCCCCCGACGCCGCCTCATCCGGCGATCGCGCCGCGAGAGGAAAAGCTCGCCGGCGCGACCTACAAGCTGCGCTGGCCTGAGAGCGAGCACGCTCTCTATGTGACGATCAACGACGTCGAGGAGAATGGCGCGCGGCGTCCCTTTGAAATTTTCCTGAACTCCAAGGACATGCAGCATTACGCGTGGGTGGTTGCCCTGACGCGCATGATCAGCGCGGTGTTCCGTCGCGGCGGCGACGTTGCATTCGTCGCGGAAGAGTTGAAGGCCGTGTTCGATCCTCGCGGCGGACATTGGAGCGAAGGGCGCTATGTCCCCTCTCTTATCGCCGCCATCGGCTCGATTATCGAGCGACACATGATCGACACCGGCTTTCTCGCTCCGGCTGAAGTGATCGTGGCGCACGCTTCCGACGAACATCCGCCGGCGGGCGCCCTCGGCGCGCTCTGCCCGAAATGCAGCCAACCGGGTCTCATCAAGAACGACGGCTGTCTGACCTGCCGGCACTGCGGCTGGTCGAAATGTTCGTGA
- a CDS encoding DUF6927 domain-containing protein → MGWLYMRSLEGHDGPGAYLDAQFTFERKEVVSKVLKSAFVSPRVYYAAVECVTKATGERVVWALVCLVDYNPRDREGFIFGYKDIGESAGPCETECPEAILDLLTETDYEYALEWRKRCRDHAAARRARAVKPRPRPGQTIVFDEPVRFADGRDFTTMRVVSNRPGRRPAILYQDPASAAYYHIRNIKDHNYRLVAPEQTREQLEIF, encoded by the coding sequence ATGGGTTGGCTCTATATGCGATCGCTGGAAGGCCACGACGGGCCCGGCGCTTATCTCGACGCGCAATTCACCTTCGAGAGGAAGGAGGTCGTCTCCAAGGTGCTGAAATCGGCGTTCGTGTCGCCGCGCGTCTATTACGCCGCAGTCGAGTGCGTCACCAAGGCCACTGGAGAGCGCGTCGTTTGGGCCTTGGTCTGCCTCGTCGACTACAACCCCAGAGATCGAGAAGGATTCATCTTCGGATACAAAGACATAGGCGAATCTGCCGGTCCCTGCGAAACCGAATGTCCAGAGGCTATTCTCGATCTCTTGACCGAGACGGACTACGAATATGCGCTCGAGTGGCGGAAGCGCTGCCGAGATCACGCCGCAGCGCGACGCGCCAGAGCTGTAAAGCCGCGTCCCCGTCCCGGACAGACGATCGTTTTCGACGAGCCGGTGCGCTTCGCGGACGGCCGCGACTTCACCACCATGCGGGTCGTCTCCAATCGTCCCGGCCGTCGTCCCGCCATCCTCTACCAGGATCCCGCGTCCGCGGCATACTATCACATCCGCAACATCAAAGATCATAACTACCGCCTCGTCGCGCCCGAGCAGACGCGAGAGCAGCTCGAGATTTTTTAA
- a CDS encoding TonB-dependent receptor — protein MTVYGLVGRGEKAGAVNTGARAIFVGNAFQKFQPVITKPETSWDYEIGIKTNWFDETLILNANLYWNDLYNFQTNFVDTSVVDAAGVPTRQTYLGTAKHARLRGFEFDGRWNAFEGFWLNFAGAITDPRWIDFDEAPLDAAWTWSGGTVKAPLQVSRSHSRFNTVPTFAFNIGFDYERPLGAIFDGLGDWANRPVTGFVYANVAWQDKQELTDPTAVIHYWQDAYALTNLGFGIRTDDDRYSLNVWAKNIADVRPATSFSPGTATGPTTIGLPDTVRAIGGTLRVKFF, from the coding sequence GTGACCGTCTACGGTCTCGTCGGGCGCGGCGAGAAGGCGGGCGCGGTCAACACCGGCGCGCGGGCCATTTTCGTCGGCAACGCGTTCCAGAAATTCCAGCCGGTGATCACCAAGCCCGAGACCTCCTGGGACTACGAGATCGGAATCAAGACGAACTGGTTCGACGAGACCCTAATCCTCAACGCGAATCTCTACTGGAACGACCTCTACAACTTCCAGACCAATTTCGTGGACACGTCGGTCGTCGACGCCGCTGGCGTGCCGACGCGCCAGACATATCTCGGCACCGCCAAGCATGCTCGTCTGCGCGGGTTCGAGTTCGACGGCCGTTGGAACGCCTTCGAGGGCTTCTGGTTGAATTTCGCCGGCGCGATCACCGATCCGCGCTGGATCGACTTCGACGAAGCGCCGCTCGACGCCGCTTGGACCTGGAGCGGAGGAACCGTGAAGGCCCCGCTCCAGGTCTCGAGATCGCACTCGCGATTCAACACGGTGCCGACCTTCGCCTTCAATATTGGCTTCGACTATGAGCGTCCGCTTGGCGCGATATTCGACGGCCTCGGCGATTGGGCGAATCGTCCCGTCACCGGATTCGTCTACGCGAACGTCGCCTGGCAGGACAAGCAGGAACTGACCGATCCGACGGCGGTCATCCATTATTGGCAGGACGCCTACGCATTGACCAATCTCGGCTTCGGCATCCGTACCGACGACGATCGCTACAGCCTGAACGTCTGGGCCAAGAACATCGCCGACGTCCGGCCGGCGACGTCCTTCAGCCCCGGCACGGCCACCGGCCCGACGACGATCGGCTTGCCGGACACGGTCCGCGCCATCGGCGGGACGCTGCGCGTGAAATTCTTCTGA
- a CDS encoding WGR domain-containing protein, which produces MAAMDEIAILLQGRNAEANRHRAWRVEAGRDLFGKWMVRVSFGRIGCRGRTFAREFASEDEACAYVRDGLRRRKGAIRRCGVEYRVIDASPAALPLLATLKISSAPKIFEAAGPRLEA; this is translated from the coding sequence ATGGCGGCGATGGACGAGATCGCGATTCTGTTGCAGGGCCGCAATGCGGAGGCGAACCGCCACCGGGCCTGGCGCGTCGAGGCGGGGCGCGATCTGTTCGGAAAATGGATGGTGCGCGTATCTTTCGGCCGGATCGGCTGCCGGGGGCGGACATTCGCGCGAGAATTCGCGTCGGAGGACGAGGCGTGCGCTTATGTGCGCGACGGCCTGCGCCGCCGGAAAGGCGCCATTCGCCGCTGCGGGGTCGAATATCGCGTCATCGACGCGTCGCCGGCGGCGCTGCCTCTTCTGGCGACGCTCAAAATATCGAGCGCCCCGAAGATATTCGAAGCGGCAGGGCCTCGCCTTGAAGCCTGA
- a CDS encoding MucR family transcriptional regulator: MTASEAEPSRSTTLAAEVVAAFVANNSLPIGDLPSLIQAVRGALETLGKAPIDTTPPLVKREPAVSVRKSITPDFIICLEDGKSFRSLRRHLRLLGMSPEEYRAKWGLPADYPMVAPNYAAQRSEMAKSIGLGQKRKSAASSPKATASGPAKRGRATKKKV, encoded by the coding sequence ATGACGGCTTCAGAGGCAGAACCTTCTCGTTCGACCACGCTCGCGGCCGAGGTCGTCGCGGCCTTCGTCGCCAATAATTCCCTGCCGATCGGAGACCTGCCTTCGCTCATCCAAGCAGTACGTGGGGCGCTGGAAACTCTCGGCAAAGCGCCAATCGATACAACGCCGCCGCTGGTGAAACGGGAGCCGGCGGTTTCGGTCCGCAAGTCGATCACGCCGGATTTCATCATATGTCTCGAAGACGGGAAGAGCTTCCGATCGCTTCGACGCCATTTAAGGCTGCTCGGTATGAGTCCAGAAGAGTATCGGGCGAAATGGGGCCTGCCGGCAGACTATCCGATGGTGGCGCCCAATTATGCTGCGCAACGATCGGAAATGGCGAAGTCCATCGGGCTCGGGCAAAAGCGCAAAAGCGCAGCGTCGAGCCCGAAGGCGACCGCCAGCGGACCCGCCAAGCGCGGACGGGCGACCAAGAAAAAAGTGTGA
- a CDS encoding DUF3991 and TOPRIM domain-containing protein: MSHDPEIEQLRAETNCAALLERSTPPWRLDRRESTKHCLKYRRGRGEILIVNHEGRGWWDPQSDAKGDVFDLVQHLEPGLNFGEVRKMLRRFTGIQPSCPAADIRRGRSPDVPLPIRWARRPRLRRGSPVWRYLTEERRLPPSVLETACAADVVREGPYGSAWFAHHDDRRNVTHIEIRGPDFKGSVRGGDKILFRLPGGSGPPTRFALAEAPIDALSFAALENIRADTLYAATGGGMGPKTISEIEAIVARLAPIPGSRFCSAADANPAGDRYAARHQLIAAAAGVAFERLRPPVEDSDWNDMLDQRERTKP, translated from the coding sequence ATGAGCCATGACCCGGAAATCGAACAGCTGCGGGCCGAGACCAATTGCGCCGCGCTGCTGGAGCGCTCGACGCCGCCGTGGCGGCTCGATCGCCGAGAGAGCACGAAGCATTGCCTCAAATATCGGCGTGGGCGGGGAGAAATCCTGATCGTCAATCACGAGGGCCGCGGCTGGTGGGATCCGCAGAGCGACGCGAAGGGCGACGTCTTCGATCTCGTGCAGCATCTCGAGCCCGGCCTGAATTTCGGCGAGGTCCGCAAGATGCTGCGCCGGTTCACCGGGATACAGCCGAGTTGTCCGGCCGCCGACATCCGAAGGGGACGCTCTCCCGATGTCCCGCTCCCGATCAGATGGGCGCGTCGCCCCCGGCTTCGGCGCGGCTCGCCGGTCTGGCGATACCTCACCGAAGAGCGTCGGCTTCCCCCGAGCGTCCTGGAGACGGCTTGCGCCGCCGACGTGGTGAGAGAAGGGCCATACGGAAGCGCCTGGTTCGCGCATCACGACGATCGACGGAATGTCACCCATATCGAAATCCGCGGACCAGACTTCAAAGGATCGGTGCGAGGCGGCGACAAGATCCTGTTCCGCTTGCCCGGCGGTTCAGGGCCGCCGACGCGCTTCGCCCTCGCCGAGGCGCCGATCGACGCGCTCAGCTTCGCCGCCTTGGAGAACATTCGCGCCGACACGCTGTATGCGGCGACCGGCGGCGGCATGGGTCCGAAAACGATCTCCGAGATCGAGGCGATCGTCGCGCGCCTCGCGCCCATCCCGGGCTCGCGCTTTTGCAGCGCGGCCGACGCCAATCCCGCCGGCGACCGCTACGCGGCCCGCCACCAGCTGATCGCCGCAGCCGCCGGCGTCGCCTTCGAGCGATTACGGCCTCCCGTCGAGGACAGCGACTGGAACGACATGCTCGACCAACGAGAAAGGACGAAACCATGA